Proteins encoded in a region of the Stieleria neptunia genome:
- a CDS encoding winged helix-turn-helix domain-containing protein gives MAKKKADKTSKTKTVVKPDVVSPKVQTNGASKKSGSNGAPKKSSSPRRIFDNSEIGLVAGEVWQTLEGGGEQTLTSVKKSVEAPGDLVTAAVGWLARENKLRFVQSGRTTKVTLQ, from the coding sequence ATGGCTAAAAAGAAAGCGGACAAAACGTCAAAAACGAAGACCGTGGTGAAGCCGGACGTCGTGTCACCGAAGGTGCAGACCAATGGTGCGTCGAAGAAGTCGGGTTCCAACGGCGCTCCGAAAAAATCCTCCTCGCCTCGGCGGATCTTCGACAACTCCGAAATCGGTCTGGTCGCCGGCGAGGTTTGGCAGACGCTGGAAGGTGGCGGTGAGCAGACCCTGACCAGTGTCAAAAAGAGCGTTGAAGCACCGGGGGACCTGGTGACCGCCGCGGTCGGCTGGCTGGCCCGCGAAAACAAACTCCGCTTCGTCCAATCGGGGCGGACCACCAAGGTCACGCTTCAGTAG
- a CDS encoding carboxylesterase family protein, giving the protein MANPTLRWTIQHLSMNVLIALGALLATIAGADEPDRASTTSGQAGSNDRLGPVYRDATYDVTVTKGEPYAQGMIYHPSDPTRSFPRNLTLDVYQPNDNHHQKRPVVLLIHGGGFWTGDSLMWSMVTGAEYFAQRGWVCFSINYRLHGDRGIAPKGWPDNRPTYSATRDAKAAIRWIRANAETYRIHPDYVAAYGGSAGAYISIALGASDEEDFRDELLNLPHERKLLENSHRDQSSTVQAVVSHWGSGLLLGLLRRFDGRSRFDADDAPLLMFHGTADTRVPYSDAIELQQKYKANLELWTLDGLGHSAWGAKHDGLPIIDIAHTFLLRELKITPADG; this is encoded by the coding sequence ATGGCAAACCCGACGCTTCGCTGGACGATTCAACACCTCTCAATGAACGTGCTGATTGCACTCGGTGCGCTGCTCGCCACCATCGCCGGCGCGGATGAGCCCGATCGTGCGTCGACGACCTCGGGCCAAGCGGGATCGAACGATCGACTTGGCCCCGTCTATCGCGACGCGACGTACGACGTGACCGTGACGAAGGGTGAGCCCTATGCGCAGGGCATGATCTACCATCCGTCCGATCCGACTCGAAGCTTCCCTCGCAATCTGACGCTCGATGTCTACCAGCCGAATGACAACCACCATCAGAAGCGGCCCGTGGTGCTGTTGATTCATGGCGGCGGTTTTTGGACCGGAGACTCGTTGATGTGGTCCATGGTGACCGGTGCCGAATACTTTGCCCAACGAGGATGGGTGTGCTTCTCCATCAACTATCGGTTGCATGGAGATCGTGGGATTGCGCCGAAAGGCTGGCCCGACAACCGACCGACCTACTCCGCAACACGGGACGCGAAGGCAGCGATTCGTTGGATCCGGGCCAATGCCGAAACGTATCGCATCCATCCCGACTATGTGGCCGCGTACGGCGGTTCGGCGGGCGCTTACATTTCCATCGCCCTGGGGGCGTCAGACGAAGAAGACTTTCGCGATGAACTGTTGAACCTGCCCCATGAGCGAAAACTGTTGGAAAACTCCCATCGCGACCAGTCTTCTACTGTTCAAGCCGTCGTCAGCCATTGGGGCTCCGGCTTGCTTCTCGGTCTGCTCAGGCGGTTTGATGGCCGCAGCCGATTCGACGCGGACGATGCACCCTTGTTGATGTTTCACGGAACCGCCGACACACGGGTACCGTACAGCGATGCGATCGAACTGCAACAAAAGTACAAAGCCAATCTGGAACTCTGGACGCTGGATGGATTGGGGCATTCGGCCTGGGGGGCGAAACACGATGGCCTGCCGATCATCGACATCGCGCACACCTTTCTACTCCGCGAGCTGAAGATCACACCGGCCGACGGTTGA
- a CDS encoding CARDB domain-containing protein: protein MVRITLLNKGSKGSEPCRLLCVVKKIGTSNVARQKHFKVQPLTAKSSGILIIHLDDILPKSVRAAETTFKLMVDSQKTISESNENNNVHVHTGASQPDLRIVGFVFPAAGPSTATEVKIANIGSSSSSPCRLLLTVGEIEGTKVNRKKMVAVPKLNGMQATVVTVDAASILPGGVALSKTHFRLTVDATKHVDESNEQNNNAYHKP, encoded by the coding sequence ATGGTCCGCATCACCTTGCTCAACAAAGGAAGCAAGGGATCAGAGCCCTGCCGGCTCCTCTGCGTCGTCAAAAAGATCGGCACTTCGAATGTGGCCCGGCAAAAGCATTTCAAAGTCCAGCCGCTGACGGCGAAGTCCAGCGGAATCTTAATCATTCACCTGGACGACATCCTCCCCAAGTCGGTTCGTGCGGCTGAGACAACCTTCAAGCTGATGGTCGATTCTCAAAAGACGATCTCGGAATCCAACGAAAACAACAACGTCCATGTTCACACCGGCGCCTCTCAACCCGACCTGCGGATCGTCGGATTCGTTTTTCCCGCCGCGGGCCCATCGACCGCGACGGAAGTAAAAATCGCCAACATCGGTTCCTCCTCATCGTCCCCCTGTCGTCTGCTGCTGACGGTGGGCGAAATCGAGGGCACGAAGGTGAATCGCAAGAAAATGGTTGCCGTTCCGAAGCTTAACGGCATGCAGGCGACGGTGGTGACGGTCGATGCCGCTTCGATCCTGCCCGGCGGCGTCGCGTTGTCGAAGACGCACTTTCGACTCACCGTCGACGCAACCAAGCACGTCGATGAGTCGAACGAGCAAAACAACAACGCCTACCACAAACCGTAA
- a CDS encoding efflux RND transporter periplasmic adaptor subunit, which yields MKRLIAGSVFVLLLVVGALGAVGYAKYRQIQAAGAMPPPPEMPVAVATMTAADHPYRRNSVVIGTVLAPQSVMLRNELTGVVTEVAVKPGDLVRRGDVLFKFDTDLESADLKSALATRKLAEDALARNQRLKQSGAGSEQLLEEATANLSRSVAEVERLQALIKKKTLTAPFDARVGLFDLHPGQYLAAGSELTELSGLADYLNIDFAMPQAVAATVGVGDAIELVLPSSPQELASQPLLSSIIAVDASANLQSRSLMARARLENPPTTLHPGDSVKVRIPYGPNVPAVTVASTAVRRGPTGTSVFVAVETDGQLRAESRPVVVLGSDGSRTWIAEGISAGDTVVTDGSFKLSEGRLLAAGETR from the coding sequence ATGAAACGTCTGATCGCCGGTTCCGTTTTCGTCCTCCTTCTTGTGGTGGGGGCACTCGGTGCGGTCGGCTACGCCAAATACCGTCAAATCCAGGCCGCCGGTGCAATGCCTCCGCCGCCGGAAATGCCCGTCGCGGTCGCCACGATGACCGCAGCGGACCATCCCTATCGCCGCAACAGCGTGGTGATCGGAACCGTGCTGGCGCCACAATCGGTGATGCTGCGAAACGAGTTGACGGGAGTCGTCACCGAGGTCGCCGTCAAACCGGGGGACTTGGTACGTCGGGGGGACGTTTTGTTCAAGTTCGACACAGATCTCGAATCCGCCGACTTGAAGAGCGCGTTGGCGACCCGGAAATTGGCCGAAGACGCATTGGCGCGAAACCAGCGATTGAAGCAATCCGGTGCCGGCAGCGAGCAACTGCTGGAGGAAGCGACGGCGAATCTCTCCAGGTCGGTCGCGGAAGTCGAACGGCTGCAGGCGTTGATCAAAAAGAAAACACTGACCGCGCCCTTTGATGCTCGCGTGGGGCTGTTCGACCTGCACCCCGGACAGTACCTGGCCGCCGGCAGCGAACTCACCGAACTGTCGGGCTTGGCGGATTACCTGAACATCGACTTTGCGATGCCCCAGGCGGTCGCGGCAACCGTCGGTGTGGGTGACGCGATCGAGTTGGTGTTGCCGTCGTCGCCGCAGGAGTTGGCCTCGCAACCGCTGCTTTCCAGCATCATCGCGGTCGATGCGTCGGCGAATCTGCAATCGCGGTCACTGATGGCGCGGGCGCGGCTCGAGAATCCGCCGACGACCCTGCACCCGGGAGATTCGGTCAAGGTTCGCATTCCCTACGGCCCCAACGTCCCCGCGGTCACGGTGGCGTCGACGGCGGTTCGTCGGGGACCGACCGGTACCAGTGTCTTTGTCGCGGTTGAAACCGACGGCCAGTTGCGAGCCGAGTCGCGACCGGTGGTGGTGTTGGGCAGCGACGGTTCACGGACTTGGATCGCCGAAGGGATTTCGGCCGGCGACACGGTGGTCACCGACGGTTCGTTCAAGCTCAGCGAAGGACGATTGCTGGCAGCGGGAGAAACCCGATGA
- the thiD gene encoding bifunctional hydroxymethylpyrimidine kinase/phosphomethylpyrimidine kinase, whose translation MKPTKSVGKMPAATFDIARKAVALTIAGSDPSGGAGLQADLKAFQQNGVYGMSVVTLLTVQNTVGVKRVEILPADLVEEQLACVLDDIPPLAIKTGALGSPAIVRAIAKRMKTYQGDLIVDPVLISKHGDLLGDHSMTDAYREHLFPIATLVTPNRYEAESILGRKLTDLDSFCQAASDLHQLGPKYVLIKAGLVDGVRQHILADGEDVTSIGVPDVPGNHGHGAGCSLSATIAARLTLSSPEHSHALRVRSAVEFAISAVHASIERSPPLGHGCRPVEHRVLHAGKSAGTAQ comes from the coding sequence ATGAAACCCACCAAGTCTGTCGGCAAAATGCCCGCCGCCACCTTCGATATCGCCCGCAAAGCGGTTGCCTTGACGATCGCCGGATCGGACCCCAGCGGTGGCGCGGGACTGCAAGCCGACTTGAAGGCGTTTCAGCAGAATGGTGTCTACGGGATGAGCGTGGTGACGCTCTTGACGGTCCAAAACACCGTCGGAGTCAAACGTGTCGAAATTCTGCCGGCCGATTTGGTGGAAGAGCAACTCGCATGTGTCTTGGACGACATCCCACCGCTCGCGATCAAGACGGGAGCACTCGGCAGTCCGGCGATCGTTCGCGCGATCGCGAAACGCATGAAAACCTATCAAGGCGATTTAATCGTCGACCCGGTCCTGATCAGCAAGCACGGTGATCTGTTGGGCGATCACAGCATGACGGATGCCTACCGAGAACACCTGTTTCCGATCGCCACCCTGGTGACACCCAATCGCTATGAAGCCGAATCCATTCTGGGACGGAAACTGACCGATCTGGATTCGTTTTGCCAGGCGGCGTCTGACCTGCATCAGTTGGGGCCCAAGTACGTGTTGATCAAAGCCGGGCTGGTTGACGGCGTCCGGCAACACATCCTTGCCGACGGTGAGGACGTGACGTCGATCGGAGTACCAGACGTGCCGGGAAACCATGGTCACGGTGCGGGATGCAGTTTGTCGGCGACGATCGCGGCACGACTCACGCTCAGCAGCCCCGAACATTCCCATGCCCTGCGGGTGCGTTCGGCGGTCGAATTTGCGATCTCCGCCGTACACGCCTCGATCGAGCGATC
- a CDS encoding efflux RND transporter permease subunit: MRQNENAAAPRRAITDLFIRHPVLAVVANLILVIIGIRCAASLPVQQFPKLESSSITVTTLYYGASAETVRGFLTTPIEQAVSSIAGVDTIESTSIAGISTITIKLQLNHDSTRALAEVNARLSQIRSQLPDQAEPPTVDLARADKPYATFYISFTSDRFDIPALTDFLARNVQPRLATVRGVQRVGVEAGQTPAMRIWISPQRLAELNLTPGDVYQALQRNNFLAAIGQVKSDSVQIDLLTNTDLRSVEEFGDLIVSQTDDSIVRLQDVADVALGSEEPTATAMYRGEKAVYLSVWPLPGSNEIEVSNAVAVAMSELQPRLPSHVDMQMAYDGTKFMRKALSEIFTTLLETVAIVALVVFLFMGSLRSALVPLVAMPVSLIGAAVVMFLLGFSLNLLTLLAIVLSVGLVVDDAIVVVENVQRHLREGLSKTGAALVGARELVGPIIAMTITLATVYAPIGFQSGLTGMLFREFAFTLAAAVIVSGIVAVTLSPIMSGLLLQTEEREGRLTRLTARLFDRLQAIYARLLVWVLDLRWSIAVATLITALAAIPLYLLSGKELAPIEDEGAISLVVSAAPDSTLTASTRWAGELAESLQAIPETDYMWSLVTAGGGFGGVITKDWDDRQRDTQSMLPEVFGIASQSVGLEAFPVLVPPLPGAGQFDVELVIKSDTPTRQRLDWSQQIMQRASQTGMFMFVDSDLKFDLPQARVMVDREVLADLGLDQAAVGRELGVLLGGGEVNRFNFFDRSYRVIPQLDARQREDVGSLMDLKIRNPAGELIPVSAFASIQPVTAPRSLHRFGQQDSLKISAAVLPGITKATGLDVIEQIARDVTGGVAEIDYAGESRQIRNEGSKLAGTLGFALVLIYLVLAAQFHSFRDPLVVLLGSVPPAITGVLVLTCLNFTTINIYSQVGLITLVGLVAKNGILIVEFANMLRHDGWEKRAAIMHAAQTRLRPVLMTSAATILGHFPLVLVTGAGAEARNSIGIILVAGMALGTLLTLAVVPALYLILSTNRRLDQHPDDHQRETEGLPQKRPPVGELELV; encoded by the coding sequence ATGAGGCAAAACGAAAACGCCGCGGCGCCCCGCCGCGCGATCACGGACCTGTTCATTCGCCATCCGGTGCTGGCCGTCGTCGCCAATTTGATTTTGGTGATCATCGGGATTCGTTGCGCCGCGTCGTTGCCGGTTCAACAGTTCCCAAAATTGGAAAGCAGTTCGATCACGGTCACGACGCTGTATTACGGTGCCAGCGCCGAAACCGTCCGCGGTTTTCTGACGACACCGATTGAACAAGCGGTGTCGTCAATCGCGGGTGTCGACACGATTGAATCGACGAGTATCGCCGGCATCAGTACGATCACGATCAAATTGCAACTGAACCACGATTCGACACGGGCGTTGGCGGAGGTCAACGCGCGGCTGAGCCAGATTCGTTCGCAACTTCCCGACCAGGCCGAACCGCCGACGGTCGATCTGGCCCGCGCCGACAAACCGTACGCGACGTTTTACATCAGTTTCACCTCGGATCGCTTCGACATCCCCGCGCTGACCGATTTCCTGGCTCGCAACGTCCAGCCACGCCTGGCGACCGTGCGTGGCGTCCAACGCGTCGGCGTCGAAGCCGGCCAGACACCGGCGATGCGGATCTGGATTTCCCCACAGCGGCTGGCGGAACTGAACCTGACGCCCGGCGATGTCTACCAGGCGCTCCAGCGAAATAATTTTCTGGCCGCCATCGGCCAGGTCAAAAGCGATTCGGTTCAGATCGATTTGTTGACCAACACCGACCTGCGAAGCGTAGAAGAATTTGGTGACTTGATCGTTTCGCAAACCGATGATTCGATCGTGCGTTTGCAAGATGTCGCCGACGTCGCCTTGGGTTCGGAAGAGCCGACGGCGACGGCGATGTACCGCGGCGAGAAAGCGGTCTACTTGAGCGTGTGGCCGCTGCCGGGAAGCAACGAAATCGAAGTCTCCAACGCCGTCGCGGTCGCGATGTCCGAGCTTCAACCCCGGCTGCCCTCGCACGTCGACATGCAGATGGCCTACGACGGCACCAAGTTCATGCGCAAGGCGCTGTCGGAAATTTTTACGACGCTGTTGGAAACGGTCGCGATTGTCGCCCTGGTGGTGTTTCTGTTCATGGGGTCGCTGCGTTCGGCACTCGTACCACTGGTCGCGATGCCCGTCTCGTTGATCGGTGCCGCCGTCGTCATGTTTTTGTTGGGTTTTTCACTCAACCTGTTGACGTTGCTGGCCATCGTGCTGTCGGTCGGCTTGGTCGTCGACGACGCCATCGTGGTGGTCGAAAACGTCCAGCGACACCTCCGCGAAGGGCTCTCCAAAACCGGTGCGGCACTGGTCGGTGCCCGAGAACTGGTCGGTCCGATCATTGCGATGACGATCACGCTGGCGACCGTCTACGCTCCGATCGGGTTCCAATCGGGATTGACCGGCATGCTGTTTCGCGAGTTCGCATTTACCCTGGCCGCCGCCGTGATCGTTTCCGGAATCGTCGCGGTGACGTTGTCGCCGATCATGAGCGGGTTGTTGCTGCAAACCGAAGAACGCGAGGGGCGGCTGACCCGATTGACCGCGCGGCTTTTCGATCGTTTGCAAGCGATCTATGCGCGGCTGCTGGTTTGGGTTTTGGATCTGCGTTGGTCGATCGCCGTGGCGACCCTGATCACTGCCCTGGCCGCCATTCCGCTGTACCTCTTGTCCGGGAAAGAGCTGGCGCCGATCGAAGACGAGGGAGCGATCTCGTTGGTCGTCAGCGCCGCCCCCGATTCAACACTGACGGCGTCGACGCGTTGGGCCGGCGAGTTGGCCGAAAGCCTGCAAGCGATCCCCGAAACAGATTACATGTGGTCGCTCGTCACCGCCGGTGGAGGCTTCGGCGGGGTGATCACCAAAGACTGGGACGATCGCCAGCGTGACACCCAATCGATGTTGCCCGAAGTGTTTGGAATCGCATCGCAAAGCGTTGGACTGGAAGCGTTTCCCGTATTGGTTCCGCCGCTTCCCGGGGCGGGCCAGTTCGATGTCGAACTGGTGATCAAGAGCGACACGCCGACGCGGCAGCGGCTGGATTGGTCCCAGCAGATCATGCAACGCGCCAGTCAAACGGGCATGTTCATGTTCGTCGATTCGGATCTAAAATTTGACTTGCCCCAGGCACGCGTGATGGTCGACCGCGAGGTGTTGGCCGATTTGGGACTGGACCAAGCCGCGGTGGGCCGCGAGTTGGGCGTGTTGCTCGGCGGCGGTGAAGTCAACCGATTTAATTTCTTTGACCGTTCGTATCGCGTCATTCCACAACTTGATGCCCGCCAGCGAGAAGACGTCGGATCGTTGATGGATTTAAAGATCCGCAACCCGGCCGGCGAATTGATTCCCGTCTCGGCCTTCGCGTCGATCCAGCCGGTGACCGCTCCGCGCAGCTTGCATCGTTTCGGACAACAAGACTCGCTCAAAATCTCTGCCGCCGTCTTGCCGGGGATCACCAAAGCGACGGGGTTGGACGTGATCGAACAGATCGCCAGGGACGTCACCGGCGGCGTCGCGGAAATCGATTACGCCGGCGAATCGCGACAGATCCGCAACGAGGGTTCCAAGCTGGCCGGAACATTGGGATTTGCTTTAGTGCTGATTTATCTGGTCCTCGCGGCCCAATTTCATTCGTTCCGCGACCCGCTGGTCGTGCTGCTCGGTTCGGTCCCGCCGGCGATCACGGGCGTGCTGGTGCTGACCTGTTTGAATTTCACGACCATCAACATCTATTCCCAAGTCGGGTTGATCACGCTGGTCGGGCTGGTCGCCAAGAACGGCATCTTGATCGTCGAGTTTGCCAACATGTTGCGTCACGACGGCTGGGAAAAACGGGCGGCGATCATGCATGCGGCACAGACCCGTCTGCGGCCCGTGTTGATGACTTCGGCGGCAACCATCCTGGGCCACTTTCCACTGGTCTTGGTCACCGGCGCGGGGGCGGAAGCCCGCAACAGCATCGGGATCATCTTGGTGGCCGGCATGGCGTTGGGGACCCTGTTGACCCTGGCGGTGGTTCCCGCGTTGTATCTGATCCTCAGCACCAATCGACGACTGGATCAACATCCAGACGACCACCAGCGGGAGACGGAGGGCCTGCCGCAGAAACGCCCGCCTGTCGGCGAATTGGAACTCGTCTAA
- a CDS encoding dienelactone hydrolase family protein → MHRLRMIWFAATVGCGLICFGDEAAPVASSVVPLELVGNTYQAADSVNIGNEPSQDALACLNGLIWNPSEFETKCTAADELRGDVTVRFPSPIDTGDPWNDSVAMEWYVARDEQQRPKRAKAVVVVHESGSKMPVGRMFAHGFHHCGFHAFLIHLPHYGKRRENGKKPDDSFFFTAMRQGIADVRRARDAVACLPYVDDSSISLQGTSLGGFVSATAASIDDGYDHVFITLAGGNLLNVIENGTKDAAKVRERLQEAGIDGETLRSLVDQIEPTRVAHRLDPDRTWLYSGTFDSVVPMSSANALATSAKLDPSHHIKLLANHYSGIIYLPAIIDHMRNQIESVK, encoded by the coding sequence ATGCATCGACTCCGAATGATCTGGTTCGCCGCCACCGTCGGCTGTGGATTGATTTGCTTCGGCGACGAAGCCGCACCGGTTGCGTCGAGCGTCGTGCCGCTGGAGCTGGTCGGCAATACCTACCAGGCGGCCGATTCGGTCAACATCGGCAACGAGCCATCGCAAGATGCCTTGGCCTGTTTGAACGGATTGATTTGGAACCCCTCGGAGTTCGAGACCAAGTGCACCGCGGCTGATGAGCTGCGTGGCGACGTCACGGTGCGTTTTCCGTCGCCCATCGACACCGGCGATCCGTGGAATGATTCGGTCGCGATGGAATGGTACGTCGCACGCGATGAACAACAGCGTCCCAAACGAGCCAAGGCGGTCGTGGTGGTTCATGAATCGGGCAGCAAGATGCCGGTGGGCCGCATGTTTGCCCACGGATTTCATCACTGTGGCTTCCATGCCTTTCTGATCCATCTGCCCCATTACGGCAAACGTCGTGAAAATGGAAAGAAGCCCGACGACTCATTTTTCTTCACGGCAATGCGGCAGGGGATCGCCGATGTGCGACGTGCCCGAGATGCCGTCGCGTGCCTCCCGTACGTCGATGATTCCAGTATCTCGCTGCAAGGTACCAGTCTGGGCGGATTCGTTTCGGCCACCGCGGCGTCGATCGACGATGGCTATGACCACGTCTTCATCACCCTTGCCGGCGGAAACCTGTTGAATGTGATCGAAAACGGAACGAAGGACGCCGCCAAGGTGCGCGAGCGATTGCAAGAAGCGGGGATCGACGGCGAAACGCTGCGATCGCTCGTCGATCAAATCGAACCGACGCGCGTCGCACACCGTCTGGATCCCGACCGTACCTGGCTCTACTCCGGGACGTTCGATTCCGTCGTGCCGATGTCCAGCGCCAACGCCTTGGCGACCTCCGCCAAGCTGGATCCATCACATCACATCAAGCTGTTGGCCAATCATTACTCGGGCATCATCTATCTGCCCGCGATCATCGACCACATGCGAAATCAAATCGAATCGGTCAAGTAG
- a CDS encoding DUF1552 domain-containing protein, which yields MAWNMNLIDRRRFLRGSGLALALPMFGSVSGPMARGADPRPNPKRLGCFYFPDGVPMPLPEDPAYKDWSWFPQGGGSEFTFSKCMEPLESIKDELTVLSGFSHPRSRSVHGHNNADQFLTAAATGGGDKEYENTISLDQEYAQYVGDQTRFASLVMSTDGGTGTARGTHTISFDRNGRPIPAEHRPKQIFDRLFVKNDADSARRLLLSRSALDEMLEDARRLRRSLSTTDRRSLDEYLDSVRQAEIKVEKAKRWLGAPLPSVDGDQLNLELTTEEPRKYLQTMFDLIFLAFKTDSTRVATYQIGRENGVGRSDHLARAVGFNLAHQLSHETKNPDGWKNFGTYCRFLNEEYGRFIGKLKATPEPAGSGSMLDNTLLLLGSASSAFHLSRNYPLILAGGKQMGFKHGQYLNHAGDNFQGGPWLGKREPWQDEAKGEDLPLSNLYVTMLQRLGVQTDSFADSTGAVENI from the coding sequence ATGGCATGGAACATGAACCTGATTGATCGTCGTCGATTCTTGCGAGGCAGCGGGCTGGCGTTGGCGTTACCGATGTTCGGATCGGTGTCGGGGCCGATGGCCCGTGGCGCAGATCCGAGACCGAACCCGAAACGTCTCGGCTGCTTTTACTTTCCCGACGGCGTGCCGATGCCGTTGCCGGAAGACCCGGCCTACAAAGACTGGTCCTGGTTTCCACAGGGTGGTGGCAGCGAGTTCACGTTTTCCAAATGCATGGAACCGCTAGAGTCGATCAAAGACGAATTGACGGTGCTGTCTGGTTTTTCGCATCCGAGGTCTCGAAGCGTCCACGGGCACAACAACGCCGACCAGTTCCTGACCGCGGCGGCCACCGGCGGCGGTGACAAAGAGTACGAGAACACGATCTCGCTGGACCAAGAATACGCCCAATACGTCGGCGACCAGACGCGTTTTGCGTCGCTGGTGATGTCGACCGATGGGGGAACGGGCACCGCGCGCGGAACGCACACGATTTCGTTCGATCGCAACGGGAGGCCGATTCCCGCCGAGCACCGCCCCAAGCAAATCTTTGATCGACTGTTCGTGAAAAACGACGCCGATTCGGCTCGCCGGTTGCTCCTCAGTCGCAGCGCACTGGATGAAATGCTGGAAGATGCACGGCGTCTGCGACGATCGCTGTCGACCACCGATCGACGCAGCCTGGACGAATACCTGGACTCGGTCCGACAAGCCGAAATCAAGGTGGAAAAAGCCAAGCGTTGGCTGGGCGCACCGCTCCCCAGCGTCGACGGCGATCAATTGAATTTGGAACTGACCACCGAAGAGCCGCGCAAGTATCTGCAGACGATGTTCGACTTGATCTTCCTGGCGTTCAAAACCGACTCGACGCGGGTGGCGACGTACCAGATCGGCCGGGAAAACGGAGTCGGACGCAGCGATCATCTGGCGCGTGCGGTCGGGTTCAATCTGGCCCATCAGTTGTCGCACGAGACGAAGAACCCCGACGGCTGGAAGAATTTTGGCACCTATTGCCGCTTCTTGAACGAAGAATACGGGCGTTTCATCGGCAAGCTGAAGGCGACGCCCGAACCGGCCGGCAGCGGCAGCATGCTGGACAACACACTGTTGCTGCTGGGATCGGCGTCCAGCGCGTTCCATCTGTCACGCAATTACCCGCTGATTCTGGCAGGCGGCAAACAGATGGGATTCAAGCACGGGCAATATCTCAATCACGCCGGTGACAATTTCCAAGGCGGCCCATGGTTGGGCAAACGCGAACCGTGGCAAGACGAAGCGAAAGGCGAAGACCTGCCGCTATCGAACCTCTACGTGACGATGCTGCAACGTCTGGGAGTCCAAACCGATTCCTTCGCCGACAGCACGGGAGCCGTTGAAAACATCTGA